A section of the Pochonia chlamydosporia 170 chromosome 2, whole genome shotgun sequence genome encodes:
- a CDS encoding CFEM domain-containing protein — MLNNHNLIPYRETMGFRPRMELGSVVQLVASAVNTSQIPACVSCVTARCDIRNATCICQNDGYSSEMDACMFRSCRMSDALCALPPALLSRTIRNG; from the exons AtgctcaacaaccacaatctCATCCCGTACCGGGAGACAATGGGATTTAGACCACGGATGGAGCTGGGCTCAGTTGTGCAGCTCGTAGCATCCGCTGTAAATACTAGCCAGATTCCGGCTTGC GTGTCATGTGTCACCGCGAGATGCGACATCAGAAATGCGACTTGTATATGCCAGAACGACGGCTACAGTTCTGAGATGGATGCGTGCATGTTCCGGTCATGTCGAATGTCGGATGCCCTATGTGCGTTACCACCAGCTCTGCTCAGCAGAACAATCCGCAACGGCTGA
- a CDS encoding gag-pol polyprotein (similar to Metarhizium robertsii ARSEF 23 XP_011410774.1) yields the protein MRILFKRYFSTTKKLGLDDWTVLVALLIGIASVIIQVFFLTPSGLGKDIWTLNITILLDFGHYFYVMEILYLTLITLLKVSLSLFYLNIFPGQVIRRLLWVTVAFHVACGFAFILKTVLQCTPVDYNWQKFDDGPPNAGHCIDINASGWANGVIGVVADIWLFALPLTQLKRLKLHWKKKVGAAIMFLTGGIVTIVSMLRLKSLIHFANSYNPTWDQWSVVFWSTIEVSVGFICTCLPALRLILIRMYPRTFQTDSYGTSCTASSNVYRHNSNAHYTNRTTIENDYADLSQSNLVPGHHRGSLKNDEGDLEARSAKVHIRSMPAMPFDEQNIELESKDLDSTHLAPGKESRGS from the exons ATGCGAATTCTCTTCAAGCGATATTTCAGTACGACGAAAAAACTCGGCCTAGACGATTGGACTGTACTTGTGGCCCTCCTGATTGGTATAGCGAGCGTAATAATTCAGGTGTTCTTCCTCACTCCTAGCGGCTTGGGAAAAGACATATGGACACTCAACATTACCATATTGCTTGACTTTGGGCACTACTTCTACGTCATGGAGATATTATATTTGACATTGATTACTTTGTTAAAAGTATCACTCTCGCTTTTCTACCTCAACATTTTTCCCGGCCAAGTTATTCGTCGCTTGTTGTGGGTAACTGTTGCGTTCCACGTTGCTTGTGGCTTCGCATTCATTCTCAAGACCGTGTTACAATGCACGCCGGTGGATTATAACTGGCAAAAGTTTGATGATGGCCCTCCAAATGCGGGGCATTGTATCGACATAAATGCTTCTGGGTGGGCGAATGGCGTGATTGGTGTGGTTGCAGACATCTGGCTATTTGCGTTACCTCTCACACAACTCAAGAGACTCAAGCTacactggaagaagaaagtgGGCGCTGCTATTATGTTTTTGACAGGTGGAAT CGTCACCATCGTATCCATGCTTCGGCTCAAGTCCCTCATCCATTTCGCCAACTCTTACAACCCTACCTGGGACCAATGGAGTGTGGTCTTCTGGTCTACTATTGAAGTTTCTGTTGGGTTCATATGTACATGTCTTCCCGCCCTGCGACTCATCCTGATCCGGATGTATCCCCGGACTTTCCAAACAGATTCCTATGGGACCTCCTGCACGGCATCAAGCAACGTGTATAGACACAATAGCAACGCGCATTATACTAATCGTACAACAATTGAAAATGATTATGCCGACCTCTCACAGTCAAATTTGGTACCTGGCCATCACCGTGGTAGCCTGAAAAACGACGAAGGCGATTTGGAAGCTCGCAGTGCAAAAGTTCACATACGATCaatgccagccatgccattTGACGAACAAAATATTGAGTTAGAGTCCAAAGATCTGGATTCTACACATCTGGCGCCAGGAAAGGAATCGCGGGGGTCATGA